CATTTTCAAATTCAGCAAGTATGGACAATGTGGAAAGGATGTTTCGGAAATCTTTCCGAACATCGGCTCGAAAGTCGACGAGATTGCATTTCTGCACTCGGTCTGGGGAAGGTCCGACGACCATGTGCAATCGACCTACGAGATGCAGACCGGTCAGCTCCGCATGGGTTATCCCAGTATGGGATCCTGGATCACCTACGGCCTCGGGTCGGAAAATGCGAACCTGCCCGGATTCATCGTCCTGCAGGACGCGCGCGGCGGCCCGCTCGGCGCATCAAACAACTGGATGTCGGGCTTCCTGCCTTCAACGTTTCAGGGCACTCCATTCGGAGCCGCCGACAATCCGATTGTCGATTTGAAGCGGCCGGCCGGCGTGACTGCGGAGCAGCAGCGCCTCCGGCTCGACATGCTGGCGAGGTTGAACCAGCTGCACGCCGACCGCTATCCCGGCAGTTCGGAGCTGGCGGGACGGATCTCCTCCTACGAACTCGCATACCGGATGCAGGGCTGCGCGCCGGAAGCCATCGACATCAACCGAGAGTCGGCCGCCACTAAAACACTTTACGGACTGGACGAAAAAATCACCGAACCCTTCGGCAAGCAATGCCTGATGGCCAGGCGTCTGATCGAGCGCGGCGTCCGTTTCGTGCAGCTCTTTTCAGGAGGGTTGGGTGTCCAGAATAAGGATACCTGGGACGCTCACGCCGATATGAAGGAGAACCATTCGCTCCATGCCAAGGAAACCGACCTGCCCATCGCAGGCTTGCTGACAGATCTGAAGGCGCATGGTCTGCTGGATTCCACTCTGGTGCTCTGGCACTCCGAATTCGGCCGGATGCCGCTCTCCGAGAATGGCGTCGGACGCGACCATAACCCGGGCGCGATGACGGTCTGGATGGCAGGTGCAGGAATCAAGGGCGGCCAGTCCATCGGATCGACTGACGAAATCGGCTACAAGGCGGAACATCAGCCGATCTCCTATCATGACGTGCATGCCACGATACTGGCTTTGCTGGGCCTCGAACACAAAAGGCTGACGTATCGATACAATGGCCGCGATATGCGGTTAACCGACGTCTCCGGCGAATTGATTCCGCAGATTGTGGGGTAAGACTTCCACATGGTGTGTGAGCGACCCCCTGCCGCCGCTTCGCGGCGGCTGTTCCCCCTGTATCAGGGGGACAGTGACTGTTGACTGTCCCACTCTCAGAGGGGGACAGCCGCCGTAGGCGGCGAGGGGGTCAGGCACGAGTCATGTTCATTTGGAAGGCCCGTACTTACTCGCCAGGTAATCCACCAGGACGTCGACATCTCGCGCGGATACACCGGCATCCATGCCGTTCATTCTCGTGACGATGTCGAACCACCCTTCCTTCGTCGCCTTTGTAGCGCGGACCAGGCCGGCGTCGTGGCAGGAGGAGCAAATGCCTTCGATGTACCTCCTGGCTATCTTCTCCTCGGGACTATCCGGTTTTGCGGCCGCAGCCGAATTCCCGGGACCGAAGTACTTCGTCAGATACCCGGTTGCAACATCCACTTCTTTCTCGTCCAACGGAGCACCGTATCCCACCATCTTGACGACCAGCTCTTTCCAGGCCGCCTGGCTCTGCTTCAGGCTGAGCACCGGTTTCAGGCTGTGACAGCCGGCGCAGCGCTCTGCGATGAGCTTCTTACCTTCGCCGTCGGGCAACTCCTGCGGCACCGCCATCGCAAGGGTAGCGACCGTAACAACCAGGACCAACCAGATCGCAGTTTTTCCGAACATCCGTCACAGCGTACTTATCAAATGTTTCAGATAAATTAACAACACCTGCCGGCGTCATCACGCACAATTTCTGAGGAGGACACGATATGAAACCCTCCTGGCTTTCGCGCCGGGAGTTTCTTGCTTCGAGCGCGGCGCTGCTCTCCGCTCCTGCGTTCGCCCAGCGGCCGCCGCAGCGCGCAGTGGTGATCATGTGCGATGGCTTCGGTCTCGAATACATGGAGAAGAGCCACATGCCGGCGCTCGCTGCATGGCGCCGCCAGGGGCTTTTCCGCCGCGTCCGGGCCACCATGCCGTCGGTCACCAACACCAACAATGCTTCCATCTGTTGCGGCGTGTGGCCCGATCAGCATGGCATCACCGGCAATTCGTACTTCGACGAACGCTCTGGCCGCGAAGAATATATGGAGAGCGCCGACCTGCTGCTCGCGCCCACGCTCTTTCAGCGAGCCCGGAAGCACGGCGTCAAATCGGCTCTGCTGTCCTCCAAGAAGAAGACAACCACACTGCTGCCGGCCGGCGCCGATCTGGTTCTCACGGCTGAGGAGCCGTCCCAGGAATGGGTGCGGCGGCTCGGCCCCCCGGCGGGAATCTACAGCCGCGAGATCAATTACTGGCTGATGACCGCCGCCATCGATTTGCTCAAAAATCGCCGCGACCTGGGTTGCCTGTATGTGCACACGACCGACTACCCCATGCACACCTGGCCTCCCGAGGCCGTCGAATCCAGGGAGCATCTCGCGCGACTGGATCAACTCTTCGCTGAAGCGGCAGCCGCCGCGCCGGACGCTGCGTTCCTGCTCACCGCCGATCACGGTATGAACCATAAGTCGCGCTGCTGGGATCTGGAGAAGGTTTGCGCGCAGCACGGCGAGCCGATCCGGATCGCTATTTCCGCGGAACGCGATCGATATCTCAAACACCATAGCGGTTACGGCGGGGTGGCATACGTGTATTGCAAGACACCACGTGATATCGACTCCGTAGCCAGGGTCCTGACCGGCATCGACGGCGTCGAAAGCGTGTTGACGCGCAGCGAAGCGGCCAAACGCTTTCATCTGATGGCCTCACGCATTGGAGACCTGATCGTGCTCGGCGATCGCGATACCGTCTTCGGCGAGCTCGATGCGCCTTCCGAGCCGCTTGCGGCGGAGTATCGCACCCACGGCTCGCTGCACGAAATGGATGTGCCGCTGGTGATCTACAACGCGAACGTCCAACTCAAGCCGGAGGAGTTCCAATACAACCGCGACCTGGCCCGCTGGCTGTACGCCGGCTGAGCCGTGCGCATAAAAGAAGGGGCACTGCCAAAACATTCTTCCAACGCCCGCGGCCCTCGGTCTTCAGTCTTCCAACTGATAGGACACCAGATACGTGGCATGGACATTCCCCGCCTTTTCAAGGCGGGGTGACCGAGCGATCAAAGCGTTAGAACGCGAGGGCGGGGCGGTTATCATGGAACCGCGCAGCGATCCTTATTGGGTTGATGGAAGTTACTAACCGCCCCGTCTGCGCTAAGGAACGGGACCATTTCATTAGTGGCGCAGCCACCCCGCCTTGGAAAGGCGGGGAATGTCCATCTGACCGATTTTTTATGCTAAGCCCATCATTAATTTCTCTGAAATATCGCGCAAATATGGAAGAATTTAGCGAGTAAATCGTTGAAATTATGAAAGAAAGACCAAGCTTACTTGTTGCTTTAGTGACCCTGTGCGTGGCGCTGAGCGGCGTCACGTTGATGGCGGCGCAAGCTGGTCCGGAGCAGGGACCCTGGGGCGTCGTCCAGAACTACTGCCTGGGTTGCCATAACAGCAAGGCCAAGGTCGGCGGTCTGGCCCTGGATTCGCTGTCGCCCGAACGGGTTCCTCAGGATGCGAAGACGTGGGAAGCCGTGATACGCAAGCTTCGTGGCGGTCTCATGCCTCCGCCCGGCGCGAAGCATCCGGACGGCCAGTCTGTCGTGGAGCTGATCTCGTGGCTCGAGAAAAAGATCGATGCCGGGGCTACCGATCCTCAGCCTGGCCGTGTCACCATGCGCCGCTTGAATCGCAGAGAGTATGCGTACGTCATACGCGACTTGCTTGGCATCACGATTGAAGCGGATAAATTGCTGCCGCTCGACGACCGCAAAGGCAACTTCGACAACAATGCCGCCGGCTTGCAGGTCTCGGCGGCTTTCGTCGACCAGTATGTCGCTGCCGCCCGCGACATAGCGCGTCAGGCCATGGGCGACGCAGAGACCCCTCCCGTAACGACCACCTACGGCGACATTGCGGACATGGTGATTTCACTGTCTCCCAAGGGCGCTCCCGGCACCGGCAAGCAGCAG
This genomic interval from Terriglobia bacterium contains the following:
- a CDS encoding DUF1501 domain-containing protein; translation: MKNIWNRRDFLFQSGGGIAGLALAQMLHDQKLLAGQQTAATDICAASPVGVNPLAPKPPHFKARAKAVISIFNTGGVSQMETFDYKPAAEKYAGQVLTGDVRVHDGRPGPIMPGIFKFSKYGQCGKDVSEIFPNIGSKVDEIAFLHSVWGRSDDHVQSTYEMQTGQLRMGYPSMGSWITYGLGSENANLPGFIVLQDARGGPLGASNNWMSGFLPSTFQGTPFGAADNPIVDLKRPAGVTAEQQRLRLDMLARLNQLHADRYPGSSELAGRISSYELAYRMQGCAPEAIDINRESAATKTLYGLDEKITEPFGKQCLMARRLIERGVRFVQLFSGGLGVQNKDTWDAHADMKENHSLHAKETDLPIAGLLTDLKAHGLLDSTLVLWHSEFGRMPLSENGVGRDHNPGAMTVWMAGAGIKGGQSIGSTDEIGYKAEHQPISYHDVHATILALLGLEHKRLTYRYNGRDMRLTDVSGELIPQIVG
- a CDS encoding alkaline phosphatase family protein — encoded protein: MKPSWLSRREFLASSAALLSAPAFAQRPPQRAVVIMCDGFGLEYMEKSHMPALAAWRRQGLFRRVRATMPSVTNTNNASICCGVWPDQHGITGNSYFDERSGREEYMESADLLLAPTLFQRARKHGVKSALLSSKKKTTTLLPAGADLVLTAEEPSQEWVRRLGPPAGIYSREINYWLMTAAIDLLKNRRDLGCLYVHTTDYPMHTWPPEAVESREHLARLDQLFAEAAAAAPDAAFLLTADHGMNHKSRCWDLEKVCAQHGEPIRIAISAERDRYLKHHSGYGGVAYVYCKTPRDIDSVARVLTGIDGVESVLTRSEAAKRFHLMASRIGDLIVLGDRDTVFGELDAPSEPLAAEYRTHGSLHEMDVPLVIYNANVQLKPEEFQYNRDLARWLYAG